A region of Mammaliicoccus sp. Dog046 DNA encodes the following proteins:
- a CDS encoding MFS transporter: MNFSNYIQPFKNKSYLQSSFTLLLFFASWSIWWSFFQIWLTSDKNGLGLSGSEVGTIYSANSLTTLILMFIYGILQDRLVIKRTLLIFCATMSTLVAPFFIWIYAPLIQSNFSLGIVLGSLFLSAAFLSAAGIYEAVSERFSRYFDFKYGQARAWGSFGYAIFALIAGFLFVKNPDYNFWLGSLLGLFLLLNLIFWKPESENKAKREIINDDTDASIPSFKEMLSLLKLPHLWVITLFIMFSWSFYTIYDQQMFPDFYTKLFDTPEAGQQMYGTLNSVQVFFEALMMGVIPMIMLRFGVRNTLLLGVTVMVVRIGLSGLLNDPVTVSIIKMMHAIEVPLFMLPMFRYITLHFNPKLSATLYMIAFQIAAQIGQVILSTPLGTLRDQIGYSQTFLIISGIALIAGIFAIFAFKKDDEDVNGDPFVRQT; this comes from the coding sequence TTGAATTTTAGCAATTATATACAACCGTTTAAAAACAAATCTTATTTGCAATCTTCGTTTACATTACTACTCTTTTTCGCATCATGGTCTATATGGTGGTCCTTTTTCCAAATTTGGTTAACATCTGACAAAAATGGACTTGGTCTATCTGGAAGTGAAGTTGGTACGATTTATTCTGCAAATTCTTTAACTACTTTAATATTGATGTTTATTTATGGCATACTTCAAGACAGACTTGTTATTAAAAGGACGTTGTTAATATTTTGTGCAACGATGTCTACTCTTGTTGCCCCATTCTTTATTTGGATATATGCACCATTAATACAAAGTAATTTTTCATTAGGCATTGTATTAGGTTCTTTATTTCTTTCAGCTGCTTTTCTTTCAGCTGCTGGTATTTACGAAGCTGTGTCTGAAAGATTTAGTAGATATTTCGATTTTAAATATGGACAAGCGCGTGCTTGGGGATCCTTTGGTTATGCAATCTTCGCTTTAATTGCTGGATTTTTATTTGTTAAAAATCCAGATTATAATTTTTGGTTAGGTTCGTTATTAGGATTATTCTTATTATTAAACCTTATATTTTGGAAACCTGAATCGGAAAATAAAGCTAAGCGTGAAATTATAAATGATGATACAGACGCTTCTATTCCAAGTTTTAAAGAGATGTTATCTTTACTCAAATTACCGCATTTATGGGTAATCACACTCTTTATTATGTTTAGTTGGTCTTTCTATACTATTTACGATCAACAAATGTTCCCGGACTTCTATACTAAATTATTTGATACACCTGAAGCTGGACAACAAATGTATGGGACTTTAAATTCTGTACAAGTATTTTTTGAAGCGTTAATGATGGGTGTAATACCAATGATAATGCTAAGATTTGGAGTGCGTAATACTTTATTATTAGGTGTTACAGTAATGGTAGTCAGAATTGGTTTAAGTGGTTTACTTAATGATCCGGTTACAGTTTCAATTATTAAAATGATGCATGCCATTGAAGTACCACTGTTTATGCTACCTATGTTTAGATATATCACTTTACACTTTAATCCTAAACTATCAGCAACGTTATATATGATTGCTTTTCAAATAGCAGCACAAATTGGCCAAGTGATATTATCCACACCTCTTGGCACTTTACGAGATCAAATTGGATATAGTCAGACATTTTTAATCATTTCTGGAATTGCACTCATTGCAGGTATTTTCGCTATATTTGCATTTAAGAAAGACGATGAGGACGTCAATGGCGACCCATTTGTACGACAAACTTAA
- a CDS encoding glycoside hydrolase family 32 protein gives MTNKPIQITNDRYRLGFHVSAESGWINDPNGFCYFNGYYHIFYQHYPYSPEWGPMHWGHARSKDLVHWENLPIALTPGSKEDKDGCFSGSAIVKDDTLYLFYTGHHYYGDGDPDHFWQNQNMAYSTDGVNFTKYENNPVIASEPEDNTHHFRDPKVWEDNGNYYMILGSQGKDGLGRVILYQSSDLKDWTYIGDIAKSTNIEKEGFMWECPDLFTLNNKDILMCSPQGIKQDEKKYLNLFQTGYFLGHLNSDKTAFTRDQFIELDHGHDFYAAQTTLTPDGRRILIGWMAMWESPMPEKEDGWAGALTLPRELELKDNHLYMKPVEELKALRTHTLQSENLVLESPKLLSDQLSHLEINVTHHVASIENLTTSFEIKDNSNQLILSLKYNAEINEFELYRADKNDSRYATIAPHEELNLRIFVDKSSVEIFINDGEVVFTERYYTEDTPNIWMDASHSIETTYTVHQLNEIAVQF, from the coding sequence ATGACAAATAAACCGATACAAATTACGAATGACCGATATAGACTTGGCTTTCACGTTAGTGCTGAGTCTGGATGGATTAATGACCCAAATGGATTTTGCTATTTTAATGGCTACTATCACATTTTTTATCAACACTATCCATATAGCCCAGAATGGGGTCCTATGCATTGGGGACATGCAAGAAGTAAAGATTTAGTACATTGGGAGAACTTACCTATTGCATTGACACCTGGTTCTAAAGAAGACAAAGATGGCTGTTTCTCAGGCAGTGCGATTGTAAAAGATGATACATTATACTTATTCTACACTGGGCATCATTACTATGGTGACGGCGATCCTGATCATTTTTGGCAAAATCAAAATATGGCTTATAGTACGGATGGTGTGAATTTTACTAAGTATGAAAATAATCCAGTGATTGCTTCAGAACCTGAAGACAATACACACCACTTCAGAGATCCAAAGGTTTGGGAAGATAACGGTAATTATTACATGATTCTTGGTAGCCAAGGAAAAGATGGACTAGGTAGAGTCATACTATATCAATCTTCAGATTTAAAAGACTGGACGTACATTGGTGATATCGCAAAATCTACAAACATAGAAAAAGAAGGATTTATGTGGGAATGTCCGGACTTATTTACACTAAACAATAAAGATATTTTAATGTGTTCTCCACAAGGGATTAAACAAGATGAAAAAAAATATTTAAATTTATTCCAAACGGGTTATTTCCTGGGACATTTAAACTCAGACAAAACAGCATTTACACGTGATCAGTTTATTGAATTAGATCATGGACATGACTTTTATGCTGCACAAACAACATTAACGCCTGATGGCAGAAGAATACTCATTGGTTGGATGGCAATGTGGGAAAGTCCTATGCCTGAAAAAGAGGACGGCTGGGCTGGTGCGCTAACCCTACCAAGAGAACTTGAACTGAAAGATAATCATTTATATATGAAACCAGTAGAAGAATTAAAAGCTCTTAGAACACATACTTTACAGTCTGAAAATCTAGTCTTGGAGTCACCTAAATTGTTATCAGATCAGTTATCTCATTTAGAAATAAACGTAACGCATCACGTAGCATCTATAGAAAACCTTACTACTTCATTTGAGATAAAAGACAATTCAAATCAACTCATTTTATCTTTAAAGTATAATGCCGAAATAAATGAATTCGAATTATATCGTGCTGATAAAAACGACTCAAGATATGCAACCATTGCACCTCATGAAGAGTTGAATTTACGAATCTTTGTAGATAAAAGTTCTGTAGAAATATTCATTAATGACGGTGAAGTTGTATTCACAGAACGATATTACACAGAAGATACTCCAAATATTTGGATGGATGCTTCTCATTCTATTGAAACAACATATACTGTACATCAACTGAATGAAATAGCCGTTCAATTTTAA